One segment of Haliotis asinina isolate JCU_RB_2024 chromosome 12, JCU_Hal_asi_v2, whole genome shotgun sequence DNA contains the following:
- the LOC137257686 gene encoding homeobox protein caupolican-like produces the protein MMAYAHLPFPATTTNLPTTQMSPPSSAPTPRACCENGRPVMTDPHTGQTICSCQYGSALLNSYQRLPGLASNLLGAAPYSGTGTQGYVGLGSEGSAFYSPLGAPGTNMRDGAEAWRSLTQPAFTYEPSVGFYPYGAGYGGLDLNARRKNATRESTNTLKAWLQEHIKNPYPTKGEKIMLAIITKMTLTQVSTWFANARRRLKKENKMTWSPRNRGDDDDNSGDERDDDDEKADEGKLCEKDGETKEEEIDVEADLSHDLGRDKPVSDSNHKSKCSGLFPDDECVSPVPSVGEDSRSRLSPPQSRDSDSYTSDGLNQSDCEHDSQQKPKIWSVTDFLHTTSSKAVPTSPKSCEKSDSVSGSRTGNLSNGHDLHTGTSSHSPLFSSYPNPAGYSNPSSYPFSLPSQGLGKTSVRPSFGRFNPYPTARPIPADSVFSTPRDFSIVREGE, from the exons ATGATGGCTTATGCCCATTTACCGTTTCCTGCCACGACCACCAATCTTCCAACGACGCAG ATGAGCCCCCCAAGTTCTGCCCCGACCCCCCGGGCTTGTTGTGAGAACGGTCGGCCAGTTATGACTGACCCCCACACTGGTCAGACTATTTGCTCGTGTCAGTACGGGTCAGCTCTTCTCAATTCCTACCAGCGACTCCCGGGACTAGCTTCCAACCTCCTGGGTGCTGCCCCATACAGTGGAACCGGGACACAAGGATATGTCGGACTCGGATCCGAGGGGTCTGCTTTCTATAGTCCACTT GGTGCGCCAGGAACCAACATGAGGGATGGAGCCGAGGCGTGGCGCTCGCTCACTCAACCCGCCTTCACATACGAACCCTCGGTGGGGTTCTACCCCTATGGAGCCGG ATACGGTGGTCTTGACCTCAATGCCAGACGGAAGAACGCTACAAGAGAGAGCACCAACACCCTCAAAGCGTGGTTGCAGGAACACATAAAGAACCCCTACCCCACTAAGGGGGAGAAGATCATGCTAGCCATCATCACAAAGATGACCTTGACCCAAGTGTCCACGTGGTTTGCCAACGCCAGAAGGAGGCTAAAGAAGGAAAATAAAATGACGTGGTCTCCTCGGAACCGTGGGGACGACGATGACAACTCCGGCGACGAGCGAGATGACGACGATGAGAAAGCTGATGAGGGAAAACTTTGCGAGAAAG ATGGCGAGACCAAAGAGGAAGAAATCGACGTTGAAGCGGATTTATCTCATGATCTAGGTCGTGACAAGCCAGTCTCAGACTCGAACCATAAATCTAAGTGTTCTGGTCTCTTTCCCGATGATGAATGTGTTTCCCCAGTTCCGAGTGTTGGGGAGGATTCACGCAGTCGCTTATCTCCCCCTCAGTCACGTGACTCAGACTCTTATACAAGTGACGGACTCAACCAATCAGACTGCGAGCATGATTCACAGCAGAAACCAAAAATTTGGTCTGTGACAGACTTTTTGCACACCACGTCATCAAAAGCTGTGCCCACGTCACCAAAATCATGTGAGAAAAGTGACTCTGTGAGTGGTTCAAGGACAGGGAATCTTTCAAACGGACATGATTTGCATACGGGTACCTCTTCGCACAGTCCCCTCTTTTCATCATACCCCAACCCAGCCGGGTACTCCAATCCCTCATCGTACCCATTCTCACTGCCTAGTCAAGGTTTGGGCAAGACATCGGTACGACCGTCCTTTGGGAGATTCAACCCTTACCCTACAGCTCGCCCGATCCCCGCAGACTCGGTTTTCTCAACCCCACGGGATTTTAGCATAGTGCGGGAGGGTGAGTGA